A window of the Sediminispirochaeta bajacaliforniensis DSM 16054 genome harbors these coding sequences:
- a CDS encoding porin family protein: MKKIALVLILALACVFVVSAEMSLTGEFDYGFMAGDADEGPGFTGKFDKIELDFAVTMDDYNTFKTEIEDKDTTNDIATHDLGLGYAEIVTDWGAQLGLPIGIVSTVGYDGFSIGDDFDITGWGWENLDGIELSKEGAGQLEIMPNDMITLVLAGTFDADVDNDPAILVGGTFQNDVLGVTVGYITSDKDYAHSMLYTEAKYEMDLGNDMGLGLSGSLNYDMDKDEKIIVPADPKDGDGTNTEILYGVGAFYTVSAAGFGVSYQGDKDTDNDKLGLDATYALTDDLSADVGAAFFMGDAKDAAGEDIDTFLGLDISATYTVGSAAYTFGYLYSDGYGGKVDYKSISQLSDGGVYFKVCVDF; encoded by the coding sequence ATGAAAAAAATTGCTCTTGTTCTTATCTTGGCTTTGGCATGTGTTTTTGTCGTGTCTGCCGAAATGAGTCTGACCGGCGAATTCGACTACGGTTTTATGGCCGGTGATGCCGATGAGGGTCCTGGTTTTACCGGAAAGTTTGATAAAATCGAACTTGACTTTGCGGTAACCATGGATGACTACAACACATTCAAGACTGAAATTGAGGACAAAGATACGACCAACGATATTGCTACACATGACCTTGGTTTGGGTTATGCCGAGATCGTGACCGACTGGGGCGCCCAGCTTGGTCTTCCTATTGGTATCGTATCTACTGTTGGTTATGACGGTTTCAGCATCGGCGACGATTTCGACATCACCGGTTGGGGGTGGGAAAATCTTGATGGCATCGAGCTTTCCAAGGAAGGTGCCGGACAGCTTGAGATTATGCCCAACGACATGATTACCCTGGTTCTTGCGGGAACCTTTGATGCGGATGTCGACAATGATCCTGCCATTCTTGTTGGCGGTACTTTCCAGAATGATGTTTTGGGTGTAACCGTCGGTTACATCACTTCTGATAAGGACTATGCTCACAGCATGCTCTACACCGAGGCAAAGTACGAAATGGACTTGGGTAATGATATGGGCCTTGGTCTCAGCGGTAGCTTGAACTACGATATGGATAAAGATGAGAAGATTATTGTGCCTGCTGATCCTAAAGATGGTGATGGTACCAATACGGAAATTCTATATGGTGTTGGTGCGTTCTACACTGTTTCTGCGGCCGGGTTTGGCGTGAGCTACCAGGGTGATAAGGATACTGATAACGATAAGTTGGGTCTTGACGCAACCTATGCCCTTACCGATGACCTGTCTGCTGATGTGGGAGCTGCTTTTTTCATGGGTGATGCTAAGGATGCAGCGGGTGAGGATATTGATACCTTTTTGGGTCTCGATATAAGTGCTACCTATACTGTCGGTAGTGCTGCTTATACCTTTGGTTACCTCTATTCTGACGGCTATGGTGGTAAAGTTGACTACAAATCCATCTCACAGCTTTCTGATGGTGGCGTCTACTTCAAGGTTTGCGTGGATTTCTAA
- a CDS encoding TetR/AcrR family transcriptional regulator encodes MGINERKLRDKERRVAEILEAAKGLFLDKGYLHTTMLDIAERSELSRRTIYLYFRSKEEITFAVMVGSFGLLRDKLKEAVKKASTALGQLYRMKEAYFDFYRNHFDDFYSTLYFDLKLNTKNITTEDARTCFNIITEIVQLLSDVLQRGMEDKTLRPIEKVDRTAFTMATIIMSTMQKAAIRKELLEYATDFTEEEIISEMFDLLFLSVKH; translated from the coding sequence ATGGGCATAAACGAACGAAAGCTTCGCGACAAGGAACGAAGGGTCGCTGAAATTCTCGAGGCGGCAAAGGGCCTGTTTCTCGACAAGGGCTATCTCCATACCACGATGCTGGACATCGCGGAACGGTCGGAGCTGAGCAGGCGGACCATCTATCTCTATTTCAGAAGTAAAGAGGAGATAACCTTTGCGGTGATGGTCGGCTCCTTCGGATTGCTTCGCGATAAGCTGAAGGAAGCGGTAAAGAAGGCATCGACGGCACTGGGTCAGCTCTACCGGATGAAGGAGGCCTATTTCGACTTCTATCGCAACCATTTCGACGACTTTTACTCTACCCTCTACTTCGATCTCAAGCTCAACACGAAGAATATCACGACGGAAGATGCCAGAACCTGTTTCAATATCATAACCGAAATCGTACAGTTGCTTTCGGATGTGCTGCAGCGGGGGATGGAGGATAAGACGCTTCGCCCCATAGAAAAAGTCGACCGTACTGCCTTTACCATGGCCACCATTATCATGAGCACGATGCAGAAGGCGGCCATTCGCAAGGAACTGCTTGAGTACGCCACGGATTTCACCGAGGAGGAGATAATCAGCGAGATGTTCGACCTTCTCTTCCTTTCGGTTAAGCATTAA